tcgttaattatttacttattagtccctacacaagtcacatgcctctcacatgagacattaattcttacaCTATATGTACTAGAAGCTTTGAAGACACGAAGTTTTATTTGAAGCGttcattatttctttctttgtgtAAAGAGCTCTCTCTGTAAATTCATATAAActttagaaaaactctaaaaatattttgttcatcTTGAGGGAAAAAATTAAGTGTTGAAATTGCTTATCCGTTTGTAAGACAATAGAATGTTAGTCATTTGCAATCAAACCAACAAATCTTTCTGATTTGTGTTAGATCCAGTAATGGTTTCGTAGAACAAAGAATACTGGTTGTAATAAGTTTGGAGTAAAGGTTGAGTTAAGAAGCTAGGAGTTGCAGTGACaaatacttgtaacttgttGAAGTTAGTGGAACTTGGTGGCTTGTCAAGAACTAGACATAGTTTCGGTGGTTGAgacgaaccaatataaatttcttgtcttattccttttattttctcttttgctATTTGAATTGACCtagggtttgaatttgatatttgcttttgaaaaactctgtttgttttataaaaatttgaaactaTCATCTGATTTGCTTTGCAAAAGTatgatatttgttttcttaagtCATATTTTATCAAAcgataactttatttttttatcaaaatgttttattttatgaaaatcataATTCAACCCCACTCTTGTGATATTTTCCTTCATGCAACATTTAAGGCGCAAACTTTGGTggggaagtaaaaaaaattgtgtatggTGTACAAAAAATATAGACCTTTAGATTGATCTCATTCCATGGTATTATGGTACACTTTTCACACCTTACCACCACCTCTCTTGTCCCCAACTACACCTTACCAACATGATGGTGAAGCTAACATGCTTGGGTGAGATTACTTTCGGTCAGAACCTATCATAGAAACAATGAGTCCGCCAGATTTATCGTGCTTCATGCCGACTAATGACATATACCACCACAAAACCCAAACCCAAACCTGAGGTGCCAACACGAAAGCCAAACGTAACACACCACCACAAAATCATTGTTCGATGACACAACCCAAATTTGAgagttctatttttttcttaatttgatatttatctCTTCATGTTGTAATAGTTCtaaaacttttatttgtttgattaatATTGGTTGtataacttcaatttttatggtAAATATTGATTTGATATTTGTTCTATTGATTTTCTTGATTGTTGGTTGCTGTTGATTTTCTGTTTTAGTGAGTTGAGGGATGTTACAATGTTGTGTTACCCTTTTGTTTGGATGGAGGGGGAAGAAGGATAGTGTGGTTGCGCTGTTGCAGTTGAGGATTGTTGGTAGCCGGAAGAAGAAGGCTACCAGGAATCGTGATGATTTGCGACAAAGAGAAGAATGGTAAAGTAGAGAGTTGGTGATAAAATATGGAGAGTGCATCATACTATCATGGAACAAGATCAATTTAaagatctttattttttatacatcatatataaagatatttacTTTCCCACCAAAATATGTGCCTACATGTAGTAGGTATAATATCTTGagactaatttaatattttaaactatactTAAAGATTGGTATatagtttttcttctttaaaatttttagttttaattttttcagttccttataaatactttttataatgtatttttttttcttttatctaagTCACGTTGTATTATTTATacatacaaataattttaaatagttttaaaatatatttaaaatttgaaatttgaaattgcaatgtaataaattagttaattagtatatattaataataataataataataaataaaaaagcaatGTCTTTGACATGTAATAATGAAGATGCTACCATATAAaagaagactttttttttttgttttttttatcattatcatacgATACAAGACTGAACGGACTCAACcatagatattttttaatgttgtgTTTTTCTTACAAGTTAATATCTTAGTCAACATCAACATCTCACTAtcctaaaacaagaaaaaaaacaccaataTCTCACTCAACGGTTCCATTACTCTTTACATCAAAAGTGTTCATTATCTCTACGACATATACTAGAAACAAATTGTTATTAGGATAATGTGACAGCACGCATGTAATTAAAGAGTTAAATTTCTTAAACCCATTAAGTTGCATTTTAGAGATTGCATAAAAAAGTAGTTATGCCTGAGTCAACCAAcctcaagattgattcaaaaacatttttgttatataaatttgttttattatatgaaaaattatacacCATGAATATATTGAATATTGCGATATTCTCCTCTCACGAAAGTATATAAATATTAGGTCTTATATAATCTTCTTACATATAAACTAACCTCTTTTAattgaaaagtaaataaaagaaatttgagacattttttctttcttaaatgcTGTCCACCAAACAATGCACTTGTGACAGGGGTAAAAAGTATTGTCTGTCTAGCTTTTTGCTATGAATCTAATATTCAATATACATTTTGAGACTCGATTAATTTAAAGTCaagttaaattataatattttttttattcactggACCTTGAATTcaaagttttactttttttaaaatgagtaaaaaataatataaaaaatgagttcCTTTTATCGTACtacattaagaaaaagaaaaattccttAATCTCTATCATCACGTCAAACATTGCTTCATAACTTGGGTTGACTCAAATGACGTGGCAAAGTGCTACCCTACACTATCAAGCATAAGCACCTTTCCCTTCCGATAACTGAGATATCAGCCGTTAGATTCAATCCAGCGGTTCTTATTTTCTGACTGTGTGAGTGCTTGGTTGCAGATGATTCGGTTCTCAGGAGGCATTTTCTTCCTTCTATTTGCGCTAAGGTCAAGCCAAAGCAACTGAACTGAAAAAGTCGAAGAAGAAACCgttactctttttcttcttcttgtgctTTTGATAGTAACGCAGTGTTTGGtcgattaatttgatttgaatgaGAAATGGCGTCGAAGCTGAGAACGTGCTTCGTGTGCTGGAACCTGAGCGGTTTCAACTGCGTTAACCACCACAACGCCAATAATAATTGGGTAGTGCGAGTTTCGTTTCCAGCTTCTTGCAAAATGCGACACCGCGCCACTTTCAGGTACCAATCTTTGTCTCTTAATCTTACGCTACGTCTTATTCAGATTCGTGGTTTGAAATTCAATGCGTAGTTGTATTGTATGTGGCAGTTCACAGCATAAGAGACAACAGATCAAGCCTTCCGCAGAGGGAGGTCTCCGTCAAAATCAAGATGAAGAAGACGACACCGAGGTTTCGTTGAACAACGATGATTCTGTGGAGAATTTGAATGATGCCACCGCGCCTTTGGTATCTCCTTTTCCTATGCatgatttttctaaattttttgtgtatggttggtGCCGTAGGAAAAGagggaaaaataaagaagaaaagacaTTAGGTAGGAGAATCAGAGATGTTAATCGATGATATGATATAATTTCTCTCTAATAAAGTGTTCTGAAGTTATTAACAGTGGTACAAAACTTTAGCCTCCTTGAATGTTAGCTTAGAATTTCATCAACTAGATTGTTCCACTTTCTAATGGAAAGGTTGGTACCTGAACTTAGAATGCAtgcatagaaaataaatatcagGGAAGAGAGCAGAGTGATATACCTAATAAACTGCGACAATATATTATCGAAATGGAAGACTAGACGTTTGGTTGGAGGAAGTTTTAGCCCATATAGGTTTCTCAGGAAGGGAAATTGATGATTGGGGGTTGACGTTTGAAACTGAAAAAAGGACTTACTGGAAAGCTTGCCTGAAGAATCCAAACTCCAAATTTGGTTACATGAATGACTAGGAAAAAGAATATAGAATTGATAAATGTTGTCTTGTACATAAATATTACAATAGGGTACCCATATCATGAATCTCAACCATTTTTTCCCAGTTAGACGTGGATCAATGTATTGCTTTTCTATCATATTACAATATGATGtgcaaaattttaaacatgAGTCCTTTACCAATCCTCATTACTCACTGCAAATTTTGTTGCATGGTCTTCTCAGTATAAAAGGCTGGATATACCAGTCATTTTGTTACGTGGACATACTTAGAAAGGAAAATTGGAGAGGttaaaacattattattttttattacaagtcacaactaatcatttaattatgaaataGGCCATAAACATAAATGGAGCAGAGCAGGCTGAACAGTTGTCTGGTAGGCAACTTGAGGATTTGCTGGTCATGATAAAAAATGCAGAGAAAAGTAAGATATCTTTCTCTGAAATActtgttgatttctttttctaatatccacattttttgttcaatattttgttacctattattattaagaatttTATGTTCTTCATGCAgacattcttcttttaaatgaGGCTAGGATTCGTGCATGTGAAGATCTTGAAAAGATTCTTGTAGAAAAGGAAGCATTGCAAGGAGAGATTAATGTCTTGGAGACAAGGTTGGCTGAGACTGATGCACGGATTACAGTTGCCAACCAGGAAAAGATACATGTGGAATTCTTGGAGGGGCAGCTAGAGAAACTGCGTAATGAGTTGGCCCAAAAGGGAAGTACTGAAAGAAAATATGCTGAATTGCATGACCTTCAAAATGATGATTTGAGTGATGCAAACCCTCTAAGTCATAATGTTAGCATTCATTCCCTTACTGAGGAGCTTAATTCATTAAGAGCAGAAAATGCCTCTTTGAAGAATGCCATAGAATCATTTAAAACCCAGCTTAGTGATGTCAAGAATAATGATGAACGTTTGGTTGCATTGGAAAAGGAACGGTCCTCTTTGGAATCAGCCCTAAAAGACTTGGAATCGAAACTATCAATCTCTCAGGATGGTGTATCACAAATTTCTACGCTTACAGTTGAATGCAAGGATCTGTGGGATAAGGTTGAAAATTTGCAATCATTGCTAGATAAAGCAACCAAACAAGCTGATCAAGCTGTTCTTGTGCTGCAACAAAACCAAGATCTTCGAAGGAAGGTGGATAAATTGGAAGCATCTCTTGAAGAAGCTAATATCTATAAGCTATCATCTGACAAATTGCAAAAATATAATGAACTAATGCAACAAAAGATAAAACTATTGGAGGATCGTCTTCAAAAATCAGATGAAGAGATAAATTCTTATGTTTGGCTATATCAACAGTCAGTGAAGGAATTTCAAGATACACTTGATACTctgaaaaaagaaagcaagaaaagGAATTTGGAAGAACCGGTGGAAGATATGCCGTGGGAATTTTGGAGTCAACTGTTACTTCTTATTGATGGTTGGAcactagaaaataaaatatcagtAGATGATGCAAGTCTTTTGCGAGAAAAGGTGTGGAAGAGAGACAGGCGTATTAGTGATACCTATATAGCTTGCAAAAAACAAACTGAACAGGAGGCTATTTCTGCATTTCTTGGGCTTTTATCATCTGCGACAAGGTATTAACTTTTAATGCTAAATTGCAATTTGTATATCTTTCGCTGTCTTATGTATCCCTTATTTCTTATCTTTAGTCCAGGATTGCACGTGATTCATATTGCAGCAGAGATGGCACCAGTAGCTAAGGTGCACTCGTTGTATCCCTATGTTTTATTCTTgttaattcattttatcttatcCCTATGTTTTATTCTTGTGAACTCATTTTACCTTATCCTGTACGTTTTTAAGTTCTTAACATTTAAGTATCTTGATCTATTTGAAATATGTATGCTGCTTTGAGTGCATACGTAGCCATATATCATTATCTCACATTGTATTTCCTTGTTAGTATGCAGAGTTTTCCTTGTAGATACTTTATTTGTATCCGTAGAAGTGAATATTTTCAGTGCATGAAGCATCTTCGATTATCCTGTCAGCCCAAGATATTAGTTCCTGAATTTTTAAGTCCTAAATGTCATAATATCGTATCATAACATGCTGATTATCTTGTCAGCCCAAGATATTAGTTCTATTATTGCATTTATTCTCAGATGGGCTAGTTGTTTTGGCAGCAGTAGAGTTTTTGTCCTGATGGAATCTATATGAATATTCCTTCAACTCAAATTTAACATGATCAAGAAGCTCTCTGtttgattatttcattttatacctttCCATTTTGTTTCTCCGAGGATGACGCCAGATCTTCTGCTTTCAGCTAATCTGTTTTTCGCATTACATACTAATGTTTAAATTGAGTTATTTCTGTGACAGGTTGGTGGTTTGGGGGATGTTGTCAGTGGTCTAGGTAAAGCACTGCAAAAGAAAGGACACCTTGTTGAAATTGTGCTTCCCAAATATGATTGTATGCAATATGACCGTGTCTGTGACTTACGGGTATGCTATTTTATTAAGAGTCAAACATGTTGATACAGTATTGGTAATTGGTATCTTGCACTACTTGtaataatttgattattgttTCAGGCTTTGGATGTGCTGATAGATTCATACTTTGATCgtcaattatacaaaaataaaatctgggTTGGCACTATAGAAGGtcaacaattaaatatttacattttaattgatTGTCTTTATCTGGTTTAGTAACTTCGCTTTGACTATGCAGGCCTTCCTGTTTATTTCATTGAGCCCCATCATCCTGATAAGTTCTTCTGGAGAGGAAAATTTTATGGCGAGCATGATGATTTCAGacgattttcattttttagccGTGCAGCTCTTGAGTTTCTTCTTCAAGCTGGCAAGAAGCCAGACATCATTCATTGCCATGATTGGCAGACAGCATTCATTGTATGAGCTATCTAATTCTTTCTAGCAAATTTTTGCTCTTTGAGTAACTTAAAGAATTGCATTTTGTGTTTCTTTGCTAGGCTCCTCTGTACTGGGATATATATGCCCCAAAAGGATTAAATTCAGCTAGGATTTGCTTTACATGCCACAACTTTGAGTATCAAGGAACTGCGGCAGCTTCAGAGTTAGAATCATGTGGTCTTGAAAGCCACCATCTAAACAGACCAGACAGAATGCAGGACAACTCAGCGCATGATAGAGTTAATTCTGTCAAGGTATGGTcattaagttattatttatcatattatatatcatCAGCAAAAATAAGTAATAGTTTTGCCTTCCAATGGTCAGGGTGGAATTGTTTTCTCAAACATTGTGACAACAGTTTCACCTACTTACGCCCAAGAAGTGAGAACTTCAGAGGTATGGTTTATTTCTTGTTAAagtatcctttttttttattaattaatacgaATTATAAGGCAATAACACATTTAGCAGAAGCATTAGACCAACTGGGAATAACATCTATAACTGTCTATTTTATTCTCCTATCTACGTAGAAGTGAGTTTGGAAAAAGGATTGTTAGAGATATAAAACCATTAACATGTAAAGGTTTTCAGGAGAGTTGGTCCTTGACTTGGTATTTGAGTCTTTATGAACAAGTGGTTAAGAAATTGATTTTTGCTGCTTCTGTCTTTCCAATCAAACAATAGTTCcagtactttttttattttttctttaataaaaaaaaaactgtacaaGGTTGAGGGGGCTTGTGCTTTGTTCATGTTTCAAGCCCAAACGGCTTTCAAGTGAGAGTTTATATTTAAAACCATTTGCATGCTCCCCCTAACAACTTAAGATTCCGAAGATTTGGTTCTTGACAAGAATACAAAGGGCTCTCCTTCTAATAATAATGAAGGATTCTTGCCTGTCTTTGTATCATTATTTGGATTTTGATATTGTGGCATGTATATGAGGGAAAGAAGTGTTGGTAGTTTattagatgatagttgatagttttagagaattgttttagaaagaaggctatgtcattgatttcttggataatcaattacaacataccaattgcctatttataggctcaagtcaccaacctctcaatggtggtgagtgtttctacattactttaggtctttctagagtttttatgatagattagtatagttctagattcttctatcttatacatacacttatagttctagattgttctaccatattcatacacattatagttTTAGATtattctaccatattcatacacactatagttctaggatattctactatttcatacatattatatttaagaatattctagaaatttgtagcTCATCTGCCGAACCTGCCCAATCACTATCGGTGTAGCCAAGTAATTCTGAGTTGGTTTCGGTAGTATACCATATACTGAACTCTTTTGTTCCTTGTAGATACCTCAAAATTCTTTTTCCTGCTCCAAAGTGTATTTGACTTgggctttgcatgaatcttgatAGAAGACTTGTAGCATACATTATGTCAGGCCGTGTAGCTTGAGACTTGATGTAAAGTGTAGGCTCACTCTTGCTTCTCCTGAATCCTCGATCCATGAAATACTGATCGATTCTGCTATACCATACTTGAGGTGCTTGCTTCAAACCATAGAGTGTTTTTCTTAGTCTTAACACTTTGCTTTCTTTGCCTTCAGACACGAATCCttgtggctgctccacatagatctCTTCTTCAAGTACGCCATTAAGGAAGACAGATTTGACATCTAGTTGATGGATAGTCCATCCTTTTTGTGACGCAAGAGCTATTAGAGCTCTTATGGTATCAAGACGAGCTACTGGTGCAAATGTCTTATTGTAGTCAATTCCAAGTTGCTGTGAGTAACCCTTAGCTACTAGTCTCGCCTTGTGTTTCTGTATGGTGCCATCAGGGTTGAGTTTTGTCTTATAGACCCACTTAACCCcaatgatatctttttcatgtgAATGATTTACTAACTCCCATGTGTTGTTTTTCTCGATCATATGTATCTCTTCTTCCATTGCCTTGACCCATACTTCATGCTTTGACGCTTCTTCAAAGCTTCCGGGTTCAAGTATGGCCAAGTTACAGGTTTCATATATGTCCACCATAGATCTTACTTGTCTTGGAGTAGACTCTGGTAATGATAgttcttgatcttgttgttgTGGTGGAGGCGAAGGTGGTTCACCTGggtcttcttcttcagcttctTCTTGAGGTAGTTGAGCGGGTATaagaacatttttctccacttttttttcatCCCAATTCCAAGAAGCGTACTCATCAACTTCCACATCTTGACTGATGACAAGTTTCTTAGTTTGCAAGTTGTAGACATGGTAGCCCTTAGAGATATTGCTATACCCAAGAAAGATACCTCGTATAGTCTTGTCTTCAAGCTTGTGCCTCTTAACGTCTGTAATATGAATGTAGCATATAGATCCAAAGACCCTTAGGTGCTTTGCTGATGGCTTCTTCCCATTCCAAGCTTCAATTGGAGTCTTGTCTTTTACAGACTTAGTTGGACATCTGTTGAGTATGTAAACAGTAGTGTAGACTGCTTCAGCCCAGAATGTGTTAGGTAGTCCCTTCTCCTTGAGCATCGATCTagctatttttataattgtgcGATTCTTTCTCTCGgacactccattttgttgaggagaatATGGGACTGTAAGTTGTTGCTCAATGCCTTCATCCTcacaaaatctttcaaactcGCGAGAGATGTACTCTTTGCCGCGATCACTTCTTAGTACTTTTATCCGTTTtccactttgattttcagcaagggccttgaactttttgaatactaagacttctgatttttcttttagaaaatatacccATGTCATTCTAGAGAAGTTATCAATGAAGAGTATGAAGTAACTGTTGTTCTCATGTGATGGCGTCCTCATTGGTCCATAGACGTCCGTATGTATCAGCTCCAATAGATCTTTCGCTCTCCATGCTTCGCTTGTGAGAAAGGAAATCAGTGTTGCTTACCAAGGAGACATCCTTCACATACTTCATTATTCTGCTTTATGCTTGGAAGATCTCTCATCATGTTCTTCTCATGTAACAACTTCAAGGCATGTGTGTTGAAGTAACCAAATCTTCGATGCCATAGCCATGAATCATCAACTTGTACCTTCATGACAAtgtttgttgcatattttaaatttagagggaAGCTTCTATTGCTCTTATTCATCTTTACTTGGACTATCTcaaaccttttatttttgttgtctaaGATTTTGCTTACACCTCCTTCAAAGTGATCTGTGTAACCTCTCTCCATCATTTGGCCAATGCTTAGAAGATTTTCTTTTAGCTTGGGAACTAGTAAGACATCATGGATGAGTCGCGTACCTTTATCTGTCTCCACCATGACAGTGCCTTTGCTTTTTGATTCAACCACACTTCCATTTCCCAGTCGAACTTTGACTTTGACAACTCATCAATGCTTTTGAAAATAGTCTCATCCTTAGCCATGTGATTGCTACATCCACTATCCAAGTACCAGCTtcctcccttttcttttattgagtcTTGAGTGGCATAGAACATACATTGTTTTTGATCATGCTCCTTTGCGATATTGGCTTGATGCCTATTTTTGTTGCGACAATTTTTCTCTACGTGCCCGAACTTCTTGCAATGGTTGTATTGTGACATATTACGGAACCAACAATTTTTCTCTGTGTGGCCTTGCCTTTTGCATATATTGCATGGAGGATTTTTATCTGTTTTGTTCTTAAGGAAATTCCtagaaccttctcttcttctggaagtttctccataatttttctttcctccatTATCTTTGTTTTGGGActgaaatttaaactttgacTAGAAAGCATTTTCAAGTGTATCTTTTTATGCCTATACAGTCTTTGCTCATATGCTTCAAGAGAGCCCACAAGTTCTGTCTCTGATAGAGTGGACTGATCTTTGGTTTTCTTAATCGTTGTCACGATTGGGTTAAACTTTTGGGGCATAgtaattagaattttctcaacaatttttttgtcaaGAATATCTTCCCCAAAAGCTCTCATTTGATTAACTATTTCTTTAACTTTAGAATAGTAATCTTTAACTGTCTCGgactccttcatcttcaatagTTCAAAATCTCTTTTTAGAGATTGAAGTTTAACGGCACGTACCTTAACACTTCCTTGAAACTCCTCCTACAATGTGTTCCACGCTTCTTTGGCAGTCTTGGCTCCCATAATTCTTGGAAAAATTGGATCAGTCACCGCTTGTTGCAAGGTGAACAACGGCTTtgaatttttctgtttatttttcttcaactctttttcttGAGATGCATTAAGAGTTGAAGTATCCGCGGGAATAGTGAAACCTTCTTCTACTATGTCCCATAAATCTtgagatgaaaaatatgtttccattttaacacgccagaaatcataattttcaccatTGAAGATAGGGACAAAAATAGTTGACGATTGAGTAGTGTTATCCatagtttagaaaaaaatattattggagtGGGTTAATAGTACAAAGgaaatttttgaagtagttgGGAGGATTTTGGAATGGTAGGTAGGTAATATAACTACGCCCAATGTATAACCGAAcgtagctctgataccaatgtTGGTAGTTTATTAGATAatagttgatagttgatagttttagagaattgttttagaaagaaggctatgtcattgatttcttggataatcaattacaacataccaattgcctatttataggctcaagtcaccaacctctcaatggtggtgaatgtttttacattactttaggtctttctagagttttcatgatagattagtatAGTTAtagattcttctatcttatatatacacttatagttctagattgttctaccatattcatacacattatagttctagattgttctaccatattcatacacactatagttctagggtattttactattttcatacatattatatttaagaatattctagaaatttgcAGCAATTTCAATAAGAAGATATCTGATTTGATTTGCAAATTGGCATAACTTGGAAATTATTTGCAGTTGATTTTTTGATTTGGCTGTTTATCTGTATACTAAAAAAACAGTGGAGACACTTACAATTCATTCTCAGTGTTCCTTAACTTTAAATCCTAACTTTTCAATCTTAAAAAGTTATTCCAATGAATGATATTATTGTACAAATGCAGGGAGGGCATGGTCTCCATTCAACACTCTCTGCCCACTCCAAAAAGTTCATTGGTATTCTTAATGGTATTGATACTGATGCATGGAATCCTGCCAccgatgcatttcttccagtcCAGTACAATGCAACTGATCTTCAAGGGAAAGCAGAGAATAAGCAAGCCTTGAGAAGGAACCTAGGTCTTTCATCTACAGATGTTAGGAGGCCATTGGTAATTATTTGATAGAATAAATCATggttttctcttctctctctctcttgaaaTTGAAACCATTTCCTTGAGAAGGAACCCAGGTCTTTCATTagttcatcttttaattttccttatttttcgGAATGATAAGTCTAGGGCTAACTGCACTTGTGTGCTTTATGTAACATTTGAAGTAAATATACCAAGACTCCTTCAAATAGCTCAATCTTGTGAAATCTATCCATAAAAGTTATTCAGTGATTTACAGTCGAGAGGAATGGTTAACTTGTCTACAGTAGAAATATTTCTGTACCTGCCTTTATTCTTTATGGTGTCATTTTATGCCTGCTTTATAGGTATCTTTCAGCATATAGAGAATGAATGCTCTTTATCTTGATATTTCAAATTATCTGTTactcatttaattattataaatcatgACTTATTGTTAGAATTGAAGATGCTTTATTGATtcaatttttctattcttttcgcTAATAGGTTGGCTGTATAACAAGACTGGTTCCACAAAAAGGTGTTCATCTTATTAGACATGCAATATATCTAACATTGGAGTTGGGAGGACAATTTGTTCTACTTGGTTCAAGTCCAGTGCCACACATTCAGGTTGTATTTTCTTTCCTTGTGGCTGAAATTTATAGGTATTCTACTGTTTTAAGAAAGGAGACAGATCAAACAATGCCAACTCATGTGCAATATAGGTggaatttattctaaaaaaaaaaaaagaaaatggattTTACAATAGGCATATGTTtcagtgaaataaaataatcacaGTTGACACTGATCACATTGTTGGGGAAACAAAAGTTACAGAACAAAAAGATGAGACAGGTAgcaatattattcatatttttattgtttggcTTATATCTAGGATAAGCCCTAATACTATCTCAGAATTTGGAATTAAAGCCTAACTCAACCTCACAAAACTCTAGGTAATGTAAAATCTCAAAGAAATGCATTACTATTTACTATTCCAACGAGAAGTAcctaaaagatattttacaattacatattaatttgtattaatctTTGTCAACTGATTACCAGTTTTCTCTTCTCTAGAATGAATTTGAGGGCATTGCCAACCACTTTCAGAATCATGATCACATAAGGTTGATATTGAAGTATGATGAATCTCTCTCCCATGTCATTTATGCTGCGTCTGACATGTTCATCATTCCATCAATCTTTGAACCTTGTGGCCTAACACAGGTAATGGTCAAAATGGATGTTCACgcatttcaaatattaagacTACAGAAAATGGCTTTATAGAATACTATGATTAAAGCAAATATATGCTCAATTCTTTTCATAATGCATGTATCTTGGTAAAAAGTTGTTTCAACATTTCGTTGAAAATTGTATTGTGACAACGGAGGCTTATATATTTGTTACTCAACTAATAGTTGATATTCATTCAGTGAAACTCAATCCATTATTAAGTGTGCCAAAATCCACTTTctgcatttaaattaaataaagtgaGGTGACATCCAATGGGACTAGATGGTCTACAAGCGAGTTAA
This genomic interval from Glycine max cultivar Williams 82 chromosome 5, Glycine_max_v4.0, whole genome shotgun sequence contains the following:
- the LOC100788308 gene encoding probable starch synthase 4, chloroplastic/amyloplastic isoform X1: MASKLRTCFVCWNLSGFNCVNHHNANNNWVVRVSFPASCKMRHRATFSSQHKRQQIKPSAEGGLRQNQDEEDDTEVSLNNDDSVENLNDATAPLAININGAEQAEQLSGRQLEDLLVMIKNAEKNILLLNEARIRACEDLEKILVEKEALQGEINVLETRLAETDARITVANQEKIHVEFLEGQLEKLRNELAQKGSTERKYAELHDLQNDDLSDANPLSHNVSIHSLTEELNSLRAENASLKNAIESFKTQLSDVKNNDERLVALEKERSSLESALKDLESKLSISQDGVSQISTLTVECKDLWDKVENLQSLLDKATKQADQAVLVLQQNQDLRRKVDKLEASLEEANIYKLSSDKLQKYNELMQQKIKLLEDRLQKSDEEINSYVWLYQQSVKEFQDTLDTLKKESKKRNLEEPVEDMPWEFWSQLLLLIDGWTLENKISVDDASLLREKVWKRDRRISDTYIACKKQTEQEAISAFLGLLSSATSPGLHVIHIAAEMAPVAKVGGLGDVVSGLGKALQKKGHLVEIVLPKYDCMQYDRVCDLRALDVLIDSYFDRQLYKNKIWVGTIEGLPVYFIEPHHPDKFFWRGKFYGEHDDFRRFSFFSRAALEFLLQAGKKPDIIHCHDWQTAFIAPLYWDIYAPKGLNSARICFTCHNFEYQGTAAASELESCGLESHHLNRPDRMQDNSAHDRVNSVKGGIVFSNIVTTVSPTYAQEVRTSEGGHGLHSTLSAHSKKFIGILNGIDTDAWNPATDAFLPVQYNATDLQGKAENKQALRRNLGLSSTDVRRPLVGCITRLVPQKGVHLIRHAIYLTLELGGQFVLLGSSPVPHIQNEFEGIANHFQNHDHIRLILKYDESLSHVIYAASDMFIIPSIFEPCGLTQMISMRYGAIPIVRKTGGLNDSVFDVDDDTIPSQFRNGFTFVNADEQGLNGALVRAFNLFNNNPESWKQLVQKDMNIDFSWETSSAQYEELYLKSVARAKAAKLA
- the LOC100788308 gene encoding probable starch synthase 4, chloroplastic/amyloplastic isoform X2 codes for the protein MASKLRTCFVCWNLSGFNCVNHHNANNNWVVRVSFPASCKMRHRATFSSQHKRQQIKPSAEGGLRQNQDEEDDTEVSLNNDDSVENLNDATAPLAININGAEQAEQLSGRQLEDLLVMIKNAEKNILLLNEARIRACEDLEKILVEKEALQGEINVLETRLAETDARITVANQEKIHVEFLEGQLEKLRNELAQKGSTERKYAELHDLQNDDLSDANPLSHNVSIHSLTEELNSLRAENASLKNAIESFKTQLSDVKNNDERLVALEKERSSLESALKDLESKLSISQDGVSQISTLTVECKDLWDKVENLQSLLDKATKQADQAVLVLQQNQDLRRKVDKLEASLEEANIYKLSSDKLQKYNELMQQKIKLLEDRLQKSDEEINSYVWLYQQSVKEFQDTLDTLKKESKKRNLEEPVEDMPWEFWSQLLLLIDGWTLENKISVDDASLLREKVWKRDRRISDTYIACKKQTEQEAISAFLGLLSSATSPGLHVIHIAAEMAPVAKVGGLGDVVSGLGKALQKKGHLVEIVLPKYDCMQYDRVCDLRALDVLIDSYFDRQLYKNKIWVGTIEGLPVYFIEPHHPDKFFWRGKFYGEHDDFRRFSFFSRAALEFLLQAGKKPDIIHCHDWQTAFIAPLYWDIYAPKGLNSARICFTCHNFEYQGTAAASELESCGLESHHLNRPDRMQDNSAHDRVNSVKGGIVFSNIVTTVSPTYAQEVRTSEGGHGLHSTLSAHSKKFIGILNGIDTDAWNPATDAFLPVQYNATDLQGKAENKQALRRNLGLSSTDVRRPLVGCITRLVPQKGVHLIRHAIYLTLELGGQFVLLGSSPVPHIQFSLL